cgaacgggaatcggacccccaaatccggtcatttgtcggacgttgaacgatcggatataagacgcctgcagggttattagcggccacaacgcatagagagacgaacgggaatcggacccaaaatcccaccgaatcttctgccggactggtgatttttccaccgaataaaatatttttgtattcggtgatgtacgttaatccagtccgtcgtagtgtgacagacctatcatgtgaaataatgcacttattgttctatggcgatattttccatggcagccatctatgatcatacatgaggttccaccaaacaaaccatggggtttgaggtcttatagtttttgttgtatgtcaacaaaatcgcttaaattttcaggatgatcttatttcatgttgttatgttccagataacgctagttaataaatatattaaggaaaagcaccttaaaattgcactttctgttagtattcctttttggacttaaactttttaacatgttctagcagccctatataaaaacGTGACACTCGAAGgggggtagttcattggtagatcacaaacgcggtcatcttcggagtctaatttcacccttcttaagatgagcacttgGTGTAGTTCTCTCTTAGAAGATGACAAAATTCtaaaaatcaccttgttgcagtctaagtaacaaacaaacaaaatcagcttgttacattagcaagtgccacaccgttgcaacggtccacccggggtgatgtaaggcagcaggcaggactagtgtatagctatggaaagtgtcgttgaggaatagTCGTCGGTAAAACATCACCATCGAAGCCCATTTTCATAGTATAGTGTGCACTGGGGTCtttggacttaggaccagacttgGGGGGGGTAACCGGTTTATGAGCTCAACTTTCCCCATTCCCCAGTGCATATCGATGGTGTTGGTATAAACTCTATCTGTCGGAATGACTTTGTATTTCTGCATAGCCAGATGATGTAGCTAGCTCTTAGCTGTTTTGGAGGCAGTGTCTAGGATTGGTTTTCTTTTCCCCTTTGTGACCCCTAAGGCAGCTAAACACTTGGTTAGTGATGTGTTATAGAAGCTTCTACTTCCCACTTCTACTGGGAAGTAAAACACAGTCCATCCTCTGTTTTTACATTCGGCTACCAGGTCTTCGTATTTACACTTTTTCCTGACGTACGCATTGGCTAGGTTCTCCTCCGATGGTACTGTCAATTCTATGATGATTACATGTTTGGTGATGGCTGAATAGATCGTAATATCAGGCCGCTTGGCAGTTTCTGCTATTTCTGGAGGGAACACTATTGGCTTGTGCTCCTCATCCATCAGGAAGGTCCAGTCTCTAGCCTTCTTCAGGATGTTTTTTTACTTCTGTCTTTGGAGTGTGTAGAGCTGGGTTCCTGTATGTTGTGCCATCGGCTGTACGGAAAGCAATGGTAGGGATGAAGTCTGGAATATACTctgttgttttgctgttgttaGCCTCATCAATATATGGTGCCAGGCCTGATGCTATTGTTCTTAGTGTTTGTTCATGGCGCCAGTTGTACCTTCCATTCTGCTGCAACAATTCAGGATGAGTAGAGTACAGTTACGGTAGTTGCAGAGTTGGCACAGTCCAAGATTGGTTTTCCCCCACAGTTTCAGATTAGCAGGTGAAGGAAGTTGGTCATGGATGGCATTGATATGGAAAGACAGGATCTCTGGTGTCCAGACATATAGGAACTTCTCCCATGAGGTGTCAGTCTGCATGGCGGAGTCCCATTTCAACCATTGACCTTGTTTAGCACATGCGTAGAGGTAGACCAGCATATCTTCTTCATTCACTTCTTTCACCAGATTAGTGAGGCATTTTCTGTGCTCTTTCTGGCTCATGTCCTTAACAAGCTTTTGGGTCTCGGCTCATCTCATTTAAGATGAGGTGGCGCTCTCTCTGTTCGAGCTCTTTAACTCCATTCTACCTCTTCTTGGTTTTCTTATTTTCCAAACAATCTGTATATAGTGTTTGGGTCCTTCCATTTCTGGAGTATTTGTTCAGATGGTATTTGATGAACTGCATGCATTTGACAGCGGTGGTGAGGTTTTTTTAAACTGTAGGCCATGTTTTCCTTTACTTCTGTACAATGCACTATTGGTGGTGCACCTGCTAATGCCGGCCCAGCTCTTCAAGTACTTCGTACAGGTTGCCTCAAGGTTCTCGATGTAGGTTTTTGGGAGATTGTATATAGTGAACTCCTATGTTATTTTTGGGATAATCATATGATTGTATATCCACATTTTCTTGATTCCATTCAGTTGACTTTTATCAGTAGTTTTCAGCATGGCTGACAGTTTCTGATTAATCATTTGTCTGATGCCATCATCCTTTAGATCTTCATAGATGAGCTTTCCTAGGAATCGCATGGGCTGGTTGTtaatataggtgatcatctgTCCGTCTATTTGTAGCTGAGGATTGTAAGCTACGTATTGGGTCTTGTGGCCATTCAAAGTCTGTTCTGCGTTTGGAATTACTTTCTTCATCGCATGAGATCTGCATTTGGATGGTTTGGCCTTCGTAGTTCTTGTCCAGTTGAGGAAGTTGTTGACAATGTTAATAAGTTGCTGGCAACTTTCTGGGCTTCTTGCTACAAGGGTCAGATCATCTACATATGCCTTGGCTGACGATGTAAGGTCTGAGCTACTCATGCGGTATCCAAGATGGCTGGATTGGTCGAGAAGATCCAGACACAGATTGAAGACTGCTAGGAATAAGATGCAAGATAATGGGCATCCTTGGAAGACACCAGTACAACATTTAATCCAGTCTGTGGTCCAATCTTCAGTTTTCACTCTGATGAAAAGCTCATCGTAATAATTGAAGATGATCTTTCTAATGTgaatatctctggaatgaaacgtccgattaagattatttaaacgccaaaatgtttcttttatttcttttatcaattccagccaataagttaggtctgaatcaatttaaaagtacttcaatttttagtgcaCATGCCTAATTAtaggtgaaaagaggagaagcggactGGTGATCGAGATTGTttgggaggaagacaaaaagaaaaaaaaaggaagagggGAGAAGTagagagagggagaaggagagcgatgGAGTAACAGGCCCCTAAAGtgtataggcgtagatcccggggggatgggggataaatccccccaatattttgccagggagcaTACAATCACCCTACCcccatattgacgcctgtgtatgggtttctgtcgaatttattccacttttgtccaatatttcaccagtttagtttcaataggcctatggtaAAAATTttcgtgcgcatttgtaccataaggtgctggattcactataccgggagtatttcaaaaaaaaaaaaaaatccacccccccatgtcaaaaagaaatctacgccactgctaaagTAGCAtaaagtgtaggcataagaaagaataagtgcagagaaaggaaaagaaaggaatgaagaaaataataattataaattattataaatattatagaaactaagcatataacagcactaggcagccattcaatgatgccaaaacctttatgcattacgtaattaaaacacccagtcagatgtatttcacacctgccaaacacaagtcgcTAACGACTAgtcgataactggacgttgaatgtacactgtcATGAATATTGAATGGCAATATTtgccaatatgtcagcgctcaaatcggacacaatagaacaataaaccctctAGTGCTGTAGGCTTGAGTCAATATTACACCAtatttgcaaataaaataaaacaaaaaaataaatttaaaaaagcgccctcaccgctTAACCCAGGGTCGATATTTTTGCAGACAACCTGATTTCAATTCCCATATGGGTAAGGTTTCCAAAAAAAGTTGTCTCCCAAAATCCCTAGAGGCCTGGAGGGGGAAGGGTTTCACTTCCTAGCCCAGGGCctaacagtcatgacagtgttgTGGGATGCTGGACCAGAATTCAATTTGCGcataccaacgtattggcttgctaattgtgctaattatagaCATTTAAGATGGAAAAGTTGTCGTTTTCatacatagatgcataaaggggacaatattttaaattgtatgtacgtttgaagacaatccatatcctaaaccaatagggtgACAGATAAAAAATTAAAGTAGACTAAATAATTAGAATATTTTCTGACATTTCAGTTTATTTCACATATTGTCATGTTAAAGATATAATTGAACAAGCAATATATTCTAAAAATATCTTAGACTTTGCCAtggtcaatttttgataaataaaaaatatgttattattcatgatgaacgcattcagttaaACTCAAAATTCTACAGATATTTATCACAAGTAAAatattcaataaatggtcataaaaagtattataattagtgacagtaagtaAATCATACCAAtgttatcgaatgcaacatatcttggcataattataataaGGTCTCACTTACTGATCAATTCTGATTTTGagatctaccagtttattgatcgcgaaacccCAAGTAAAAATATTGGGTATCAaccaaacagagggagtacggtgactaaaaagatcagaaaaatctatcaattgtgcacaaataaatacaaatcggAGTTTTATGTGCACAATGTAATAGCCAGTGTATGTACAATGATAAGTGGGCTACGGAGAATTCTAAAATATCTAgattataaatattatataaaatataaaatattgtttCTGTTTAAATCCAACAAACTTATATACTTTTCGTACACCAGGCGATAATAATAATACAGACTGTCCTCCCCAAACGCCCATAAAGCGAATGTCTTGCATAATGTAAGAAATTAACGGCAGATGACGTATTGTTTGGTGTAGTTAAATATTAAAAGTAATTTCGGAAGAACTTGATCATATGTGTTGTTTAATTGTAGTACTTCGGGCTGGTTAACTGTTCACTCTTTCCTACAATTTGGGCGTTATACATGAAGtgttttttaacattatttttaagTAACCTTCAAATCAAACATTGTCATATAaagataccgtagaaacccgtctataaggaatagaagcgactgtgatgatagcatatttcacgctagcgccctccacaatattatatcattatggaatttgagcaaatcatttaccgacacaagcaggtatacaatgtattattttatctttatttcgcatctcacgagcatagctcacttggcaaggcataagactttggttctttagatcggaagatggtgagttcgagcctcatcacggtcacacaaacttttataaacaaaatattgttcaaacttttcatttatattttcttgcattttctaaagactcctttcgtgatcattttttttttcatatttagtttaatttattctattgtttttcttttattgtttcttttctttgtctttttttcttgtttaattttattttttctttatttttctttgattcatataatattggcaggataaggagaggaggaactaaagacccattcagtgatttgctcatccggacgatcgtaaaatcatcaaaattcacctttgtcattgtcatagatgtggtaacatagcctgctagtggttcagcagaaaaccgtgtgacacataatatacatttggctacattttattatacgataaatacgaatttattaaacatggtaacaaatattctctagcagatcggttatacgatggaactggtaggcataggcctattataaattcgggatattaaatatcttcctgacgagacagatctgcgcatgtggtcaaagacgattccttactagccacagaccgtccgctggaattagttgaatcgctatggctgttggtcggacctctcatctctccacatcgattgtgacctatccccgacattgcccttatgaactcacatcctcctgttttattccaatacgctggcgaagttacgtaataatcggattaactaccatagcaataggtgaaaacaatttttgaatataccgcgttatacactgatacgttcaggcggtacctcttcattgaaccatatcatgctgcacctgtaagatctttgaaaagaccagtattgtattcaatctatgattgcagacatacacagtacaggtgatgagtgtaacctgcttgtagcgcagcgcgatatgttcaaaattgttttcacctattgctatggtaattaatccgattaattacgcaacttcaccagcgtataatggccgaataaattctgaccatcacttggcttgttggattcgtctatactacaattcgctgtcgaagtgacgtaagtaactaccatcaagcagattgcactaatcacccgcgtatgtcaccaaacatagattgaatgccactcttttcataaatactaatcttacatggcgagtgattagcatttctttgacaactatggtttaatgcataggtgccacgtgaacgatgaaatGCAGGgctatgggtctttttatcttttcagtttccgtaactctattgttcagatacgaaaacgcaagggattcagtaagtttactgtaatctgacttcattgttaactctgaagtaccaatcagcttatttcaatagaggtaattgcctgtgtcaataaagcccataaaggctggagataaatGAACACCGGTGTacgaccgctgttttaatggtctagcgccctctcgtgtttgacagtgataaattgattcacataattataacaaaatgcaaatccgaatgaaaaggtccactttttttctgtaaaacgttgaaaataagcccttcagtcacaaaaggtccgcttatgagcctgtcgcgccccattgcacttgtgcagggccacagtgtcgcccttccctcgtatcaatgtctatctccctattttgcttcctcctgccccccccatgatcaggctccccactcctccccggtccctactctctcctctcgagctttctctttctagcctttccgtctcttcctctcctctctttcttcctcacccctcccactctcgcttgtttagtctcaacttaagtatctcctcctccctccctcccctcgcgaaatttatcagtatgatccatgactaaaaataagctctgcaaaaataaacatttaaaataaacccgagtcttgcatatataggcccaaccaattatcagattagcttgccatgaatagaatacattatctttgctccaatgcaaattcttttgtattgcatttcaatataaaacatgattaccaaatcaccacttgtacgcgccacattgggagatatttgactattttagacgctcgtttatTTCACCCATAATTAAGAAGCAGTCTCTCAAGGCTGATGAATTAAAGAACTATAGACCTGTCTCTAACATTCCATATATCTCAAAGGTTGTTGAAAAGTGTGCCATTAATAACATTAACAGGCACATTGACAATAATGGTCTTGGTGAGGTTTTACAGTCAGCCTATAAACCAATTCACAGTACGGAGACAGCTTTGTACAAAGTGAAAGATGACATCATGAAATGTATGTGTCAACATCAGGGCGTCTTTCTGGTTCTGCTGGATCTCAGCAGTGCCTTTGATACGATTAACCATAAAGTGCTGCTTAAGAGACTGGCTGACGAAATTGGGGTTCGTGGTAGAGTATTAAGATGGGTCCAGTCATATCTGTCCTGTAGAATAACTAGGGTGTGCATAAATGGTGTGCTATCTGACCCTCATGACATTGAGTTTGGTTTACCTCAGGGGTCCATTGTAGGACCTTCAATGTTCACAATTTATACTCTTCCTATAGGCAGTATTGTAAGACAGTTTGATGTATTGTATCATATGTATGCCGATGACATACAACTTTATGTTGGCTTTAACCCAAAAGATCATGTTTCCACAGCTTCTTCGCTTCACCGGCTCTCTGAATGCATCAAGTCCATAAAGAACTGGATGAATAACAACATGCTCAAGCTAAACGATGACAAGACAGAGTTTATGGTTATAACATCACCACATCTCAAACACCACATGTATCCTATTTCTTTGCTAGTTGAGGACGTTACAATATCTCCTAGTGACAGTGTTCGCAATCTTGGTGTCATCTTTGACTCACAAATGTCCATGTCTTCACATGTAAAATCTCTCTGCACAAACCTAAACTTCCAACTCCGCAATATTTCGCGTATACGTAGGTTCCTGGACTATGACACCTGCCATCTCGTCACGCGTGCCATTATTCTCTCCAGACTGGATTATTGCAATGGACTCCTTCTTGGATCAGCCAAAACTGACATCCAGAAGTTACAGAGGATCCAG
This genomic interval from Amphiura filiformis unplaced genomic scaffold, Afil_fr2py scaffold_21, whole genome shotgun sequence contains the following:
- the LOC140143381 gene encoding uncharacterized protein → MDEEHKPIVFPPEIAETAKRPDITIYSAITKHVIIIELTVPSEENLANAYVRKKCKYEDLVAECKNRGWTVFYFPVEVGSRSFYNTSLTKCLAALGVTKGKRKPILDTASKTAKS
- the LOC140143382 gene encoding uncharacterized protein codes for the protein MSSSDLTSSAKAYVDDLTLVARSPESCQQLINIVNNFLNWTRTTKAKPSKCRSHAMKKVIPNAEQTLNGHKTQYVAYNPQLQIDGQMITYINNQPMRFLGKLIYEDLKDDGIRQMINQKLSAMLKTTDKSQLNGIKKMWIYNHMIIPKIT